Below is a window of Synergistaceae bacterium DNA.
AATTATGAAGTGCATAGCAGAGAAAAATATTCACGGATTGAAGGATTTAAACGCTCCCGACGAAATTATAAATCTCATGACAGGTGAGTCAAAACCTGCCGAACTCGCCGAACTTCAAAAAATTTATCCCAACACAATAAATATAGATTTCTCAGCAGTAAGCAACTTAAATTATTACAACGGGATAATCTTTCGCGGCTTCATCGAAGGAGTTCCGGACAGCATTTTATCAGGCGGTCAATATGATATTTTGCTTCACTCAATGGGACATAAAGACTCTAAAGCTATCGGCTTTGCTGTATATCTTGATTATCTGGAGGCGTTGACAAGTGATTAATATCGCGTTACCCAAAGGCAGACTCGGCGTAAGAGTCTATAAACTTTTTGAGTCGGCAGGCTATGAATTTCCCGGAATACTTGATAATAATCGCAGACTCGTTTTCGAGAATGAGTCATTAAATATGCGCTGTTTCTGGGTCAAACCGTTTGATGTTCCTGTTTATGTCGAAAGGGGGACGGCTGATATAGGCTGTGCTGGCAAAGATATTTTACTCGAACGAAATCCGGATGTTTACGAGCTTGCTGACTTGAAAGCAGGTTTTTGCAGAATGGCTGTTGCTGCGAAAAATGATTTTGTTGACGACGAGTCAAAAATTTTGCGGGTTGCTACTGAATTTCCGAATATAGCGCAAAATTATTATTCAAGTCTTGGCCGCGAAATTGATATTATTACTCTGCGTGGGTCTCTTGAACTTGCGCCGGTGCTGGGACTCTCTGATGTCATAGTTGATATAGTAGAAACCGGGACTACTTTGCGCGAAAATA
It encodes the following:
- a CDS encoding ATP phosphoribosyltransferase, encoding MINIALPKGRLGVRVYKLFESAGYEFPGILDNNRRLVFENESLNMRCFWVKPFDVPVYVERGTADIGCAGKDILLERNPDVYELADLKAGFCRMAVAAKNDFVDDESKILRVATEFPNIAQNYYSSLGREIDIITLRGSLELAPVLGLSDVIVDIVETGTTLRENNLSVINYIADLSARLIANKSAYKFKCEAINEILTRLKNADKF